The genomic interval CTCCGAAACATTTCAGTACAAGAGAACACTGTCACAAAAGGACTTCTAATAACAATGAATGCATTTGTTGTTTGGCATGCGTTTAAATGCTGGCAGCTTTCTCTTGAACCGCGTGCATTGGAGGAAAAACAATTCCTCTTTGtaaaacatactttaaaaaaaaaaaaaaaaaaagacaacatttaGGACAATATTACTCTTCTTGCTCGATGCCGTTGCGTTTTCTTATGTATGAATCTTGAAATTTTTATTCCAGCTTGATGATTGTATGAGAGTTGTATATTTaacaagaaataataaaactttGGAAATTAAAATCCTTGCTACTGTCAGTCGTCTGTTGTACCTTTTTTAGTAAAAGAGATGGTAAACTGCAGTATAGTTGTCCtctcagatttagatttaaagtattTTGACCAGCATGTTTCGCTGAACTGGAAAGGATATACTGTCAACTATGATGCTTTTGATTATGATTTTCTGTCTTTGAGTTATTTCATATATCCACTGAAAACTGTTTTCATGCTGTTATAAAGCATCTTAATTACCCTGATTAATTGGGAACAGTTGTTTTAATCAACTCGGCAGGAATGAAACAGCAGCTCTCTGCAGTTGGTATGTAGACAGTCATGTCTGAAACAAGAGCTGCAGTGTGAATAGTGGTTACTCGCAGCTGAGGAAAGAACTAAAAAGCCTCGTTTAAATGTCTTTACGTCCCTTAGACCACATCACAAAGTTTTATTAAAAGATGCATGATGTACCACCATGGAATGTCCCACCATCAGCAGACAAGGCTgctgaagtgtcttgcccaaggacacgacTGAGATGGACAGAGCGGGGATTCAAACCGCTAACCCACCGGTTACCAGACAAAACCCTAACATGGGTTTAGGTCCGGGCTGTTTTCTGGCCAATCAGGCACATTTATATCATTGTCATTATAGCAGGGAATTTGTACTTTTGAGGGTGTGAGCAGGAACCAACAGCCGTGGTTCGGGCTGAACTGGTGTCAAATTGTACGCACAGCCTCCTGACCCACTGGAGGGCTCTCTGGGATATGTGGAAATGCTGgtgttgtgtgtctttgtgtccaCTAGGTGGTGCGCGATGCCATCCAACTTCCTGCGGGGCTCTGTGGGAAGAAAGCCTCACGGTTCAGTTTTTCTGCACTAAAACTATAGGCTATGCTGGACGGATGACTGAGCATACGTTTTTCAGAGCTCCATAGAGACCAAGACATGACTCTTACCAGTCAAGCCACAGCTTCTTGGGCGACCTTAATGGGAGCTCGATGCTGACTTTTATTTTCATAGAATAAATTATGACTTTATAAGGACAAAAATGTTTCCGTCCGAGCTTCGTGCGGCTGTAATAACGCGTTTCTTCTCACTTGTTGCCGTGTTTCTCGTCTTTACGCACGGCCTCTCTGAAGCTGCGCGCTCGGACAAATGCGCCTCCCGGTGCGACGTGAGCTCCTGTCCGAGCCCCAGCTGCCCCGGTGGGTACGTCCCGGACAGGTGCGGCTGCTGCCTGGTGTGCTCGCCGCGGGAGGGGGACCCGTGCGGGCGCAAAAACGACCTGCCGTGCGGGGACGGCCTGGAGTGTAAGGTTGCTACTGCGGGAAGGCGGCGGGGCTCctccaggggggtctgccggtgtAAGCAGGACTATGAAGTGTGCGGCAGCGATGGGAAAACGTACGGCACCGTCTGTAAGCTGAAAGCGGCCAGTCGGAGAGCCGCGCAGAAAGGGAGAGCCGCGGTGAGCCAAGCGCACAAAGGACCGTGTTCGGCTCCGGGCCCAGGTAGGTCCGCTTCAGTTCATCTGAGACAAACATGTgatcttttttaaatgaaaatctgcCTCGACAAATGATGTAACAGTGTTATTGATCCATCACGAAAATactgaaatgtaattttttttttcctgcaactATTTCTGCAACTAAAACATATGGCGTATAATCCAAATAAATAGGTCATCTTTTAAATTCTAAAGATTTTTACAAATGCACCAGAGAAATGTAGAAAGTTTCTGTTTGCTGTCGGGGGAGACGTCTGAACCACAGAAAGGTCACTTAAATTCCTGACCTTTTCACTAAGGAGTCATTCCGTTATAAAAGGTGCAGAATGTGGTTAATTAATGTCAGTCTCTAAAAACCCAGGCTGTGGGCTGCAGCATGGGTTACTTTAAAGGATGTTGATGTAGATGAACATGAATGGAGTTTTTGCAGATTAGCAACGCCATACCAATGCATTCATGCACTCAAAAAAATCCTCCAATTTCAGCCTGTATACAGCTTGTTAACAACACGCTGTGGGCCTCTTGTCTGCATGGATGCAGGTTTCAAGATTTGTAGAAGAATTTCACAGGTTGATGATTAGGACCAAGGAATTGCTGTACATGAGGCTAGAAGGCAGCTAGAGTTTTAATATACATGTGTGAATAATGTAAAACTggtataccttttttttttttttgggagttTCACAAGCTTTAATGAAGTGCAACCCTCACCACCAGTCACATCTAGTGTTGCTCACTGCTCCAGAAAAAGTGTTTACAAAACCACAAAGGTTTCTCATTGTCTAATTTTGATATATTAAGATTACGTATGCCGACTTATAGGCTAAGCTTtaatattacaataaatataaacattacAACATTTTTGACAATGTTCTGCTaagataaaaatgcattttctgctTATTCAAAGATTTACCAACCAACGGCAGTTTGAAGCATGATTTGCAGAGTCTGGCGGTGTTCATACTCCTTGAATTTTTTCATAACGGGTCAtgccacaaccacaaacttcattgtttcTTATTGGAGTTTTTTGTGattgaacaaaacaaagaagtgcataattgtgaagtggaagcaaCATAACATATATGGATTTTAATACCTTCTACTAATAAAAGTCTCAAAAGTGTGGAGTCCATTTGTATCTAGTCcccctgagtcagtactttgtagaataACTATTGGCTCCAAATTCAGCTACAAGTCTTTTAgggcatgtctctaccagcgTAGCACATCTAGAGACGATGCCGCTTACtctttgcaaagtagctcaagGTCGGTCAAATTGGATGAAAGCatttgtgaacatcagttttccagTCCAACCACAGATTTCTATTTGGCTTTAGAGAAAGAATTTTACTGGGACATCTTATAACATGGATATGCATTGATCTAACTGGCTgcatgtcctgctggaaggtgaacctttgccacagtttcaagtcttttccaacctctaacaggttttcttctaggactgttctgtatttagctcaatccatcttcccaaacctctgaggctttcaaacataaactgtgtttatactgagattaaattaaattcaaaaatactttattaatcccaaagggaattaaatgttgtagctcattatgagggtttcctcaaagagccgttgtagatgctgatggctgtgggcaggaaggatctcctgtagtggtctgtcttgcagtagatctgaagaagcctctgactgaagacactgttgttgtaggacagtctcatgaagaggatgctcagggttctccataatgttcttcattttatgaagaatccttctttccacaatgatctccagaggttggATGTCGAGTGTACTGAATACATAGGAATGCCTCAGTTTTCAGATGCTAACTtgtgaaaaaaaagttgaaaaccaTTTTACTTTCTCTTTACTTATATTGACGTTtgtgacatgacaaaatgtgcaaatgttCAAGGGATGTGAgtagttttgcaaggcagtgtataAATGTGGTTGCTGTGCATTCTCTGTATTAATGGACCTGGTTTGCTCATGTCTGCGCAGGTCGGTCTCTGGCCCCTCCCAGCAGCCCTCGGTACAAGTTCAACTTCATCGCTGATGTCGTGGAGAAAATAGCTCCTGCTGTCGTCCACATCGAGCTGTTTGtgaggtgtgagtgtgtgtggagTACAAAGCTGGgtgttaaagaaaatgttccATAGAGATAAATCCCATCCAACCTGCtgctttcttttgctttttgtaTAATTTAAACTTCTTTCGGTTCTTCAAATGTCGCCTGTGTCACTAGCTGCAACAACGTCCAATCAGAAGATTAATTGAGAAAACCAGTTTAATCTTCTTTTTGACTCTTCAGACATCCACTGTTTGGTCGTCATGTGCGCCTGTCCAGCGGGTCCGGTTTCATCGTGACTCACTCAGGTGTGATTGTGACCAATGCTCATGTGGTGACCACTACCGGCACGGTGACTGGGAGGCCACAGCTGCGCGTCCAGCTCCACGATGGAGACGCATATGAGGCTGCGGTCAGAGATGTAGACAGGAAGGCAGACATAGCCACTATCAAGATCAACCCACAGGTGAGAGAGACACCATGGATTGTTTCTGGTCTTTTCTTCCACCTTTGTTATTATTAAATGAGCAAACATGAAACATCCTGACACGTCTGCGTGACAATTTATAACATCTTCCTGGTAGACATTCAGAGGGCTAGCGGAAATACTTTGATAAACTCTAACTCTGTGACTCACAGATGCAACGCTAATGTGTGTATTCTCACACCTGGATACCAAATACTTGGGCTGTTTTGTTAGCATGAAAGTGTTCCTCCTCTCTGGCAGgattcattcatttttcttgCTGTTTTCTCAGCACCACATGTATTTTTCTGACGCATCCATTTTTCACCCTCTGTGTTTGTATATGCGGATGTTCCTGTGGGAGCAGAAGAAGCTTCATGTGCTGCCTTTGGGCAGTTCAGCTGATCTGAGACCAGGGGAGTTTGTTGTTGCCATCGGCAGCCCTTTCGCCCTGCAGAACACAGTGA from Girardinichthys multiradiatus isolate DD_20200921_A chromosome 5, DD_fGirMul_XY1, whole genome shotgun sequence carries:
- the htra3a gene encoding serine protease HTRA3a isoform X1, producing the protein MFPSELRAAVITRFFSLVAVFLVFTHGLSEAARSDKCASRCDVSSCPSPSCPGGYVPDRCGCCLVCSPREGDPCGRKNDLPCGDGLECKVATAGRRRGSSRGVCRCKQDYEVCGSDGKTYGTVCKLKAASRRAAQKGRAAVSQAHKGPCSAPGPGRSLAPPSSPRYKFNFIADVVEKIAPAVVHIELFVRHPLFGRHVRLSSGSGFIVTHSGVIVTNAHVVTTTGTVTGRPQLRVQLHDGDAYEAAVRDVDRKADIATIKINPQKKLHVLPLGSSADLRPGEFVVAIGSPFALQNTVTTGIVSTTQRDGKELGIKDSDMDYIQTDAIINYGNSGGPLVNLDGEVIGVNTLKVTAGISFAIPSDRISRFLTESQTKYSKEKTRLQRRTEEPQSDAEVKKYFLGIRMMTITKVLAAELKLQDPNFPEVNSGVLVQQVIPNSPAESGGIQAGDVIVKLDGHPVHTTEDVHEALQGDLPLLLEIRRGNNDLLFNIHPQLLVH
- the htra3a gene encoding serine protease HTRA3a isoform X2, translated to MFPSELRAAVITRFFSLVAVFLVFTHGLSEAARSDKCASRCDVSSCPSPSCPGGYVPDRCGCCLVCSPREGDPCGRKNDLPCGDGLECKVATAGRRRGSSRGVCRCKQDYEVCGSDGKTYGTVCKLKAASRRAAQKGRAAVSQAHKGPCSAPGPGRSLAPPSSPRYKFNFIADVVEKIAPAVVHIELFVRHPLFGRHVRLSSGSGFIVTHSGVIVTNAHVVTTTGTVTGRPQLRVQLHDGDAYEAAVRDVDRKADIATIKINPQKKLHVLPLGSSADLRPGEFVVAIGSPFALQNTVTTGIVSTTQRDGKELGIKDSDMDYIQTDAIINYGNSGGPLVNLDGEVIGVNTLKVTAGISFAIPSDRISRFLTESQTKYSKEKTRLQRRTEEPQSDAVKKYFLGIRMMTITKVLAAELKLQDPNFPEVNSGVLVQQVIPNSPAESGGIQAGDVIVKLDGHPVHTTEDVHEALQGDLPLLLEIRRGNNDLLFNIHPQLLVH